A stretch of Longibacter salinarum DNA encodes these proteins:
- a CDS encoding DEAD/DEAH box helicase, protein MADHPGPAVFRYAHDCFRADHRRTTLWDLFHARVRRKYIFEGEEDVMNGELPHAVVDRGWGEETRSEARMYDAETVLVMGSLFVTGQTVVNGHDMTLCSPLIIVPANLVERDGFLFARPDRRRRRINHVLLQQIGRKRLTDEAVDAVIGRLQATLSGQPITGEIASQLAEELEAGVGVDVSPLAAYPARASEKVLRRHRRETKSGIFRCVPATAVALINRSVSTRGILHELNEIAGSSKTSAPLRTLFSDANDAQGDPAPGHADVPAVLSKAQHNVLKRARTQPLSMAIGPPGTGKSFTIAAVAVEHAIRGSTVLVACKKDHAVDVVADIVDRQFGLGQCIVRAGRQDYLRDLKRYLEQVLSGVHTADAPSAKRLRAVERRVEEIRIRVSRLEKSLEADLDRHTDWGRILAAGDPGLWSRLRQRWIAWRVERGTALPERAGRLSELRSQQLRATRDLVRRKHQFNLAQLLDDHRGDLKQFLSAIRARNSGTQLQRMQQLHLPAVLHALPIWLVKMSDVSDILPLVRECFDLAIIDEASQCDVPSAIPVLHRARRALITGDPRQLRHISFLSTDRQQEIRRKHKAGENPNRPLFDYRNHSLLDVVSDALESQRDVSFLDEHFRSVPPIIEFSNERFYGGALRIMTEKPDAHRPEALRLVQTGGTRDARGVNQAEVTAIVDDVETLVESQASQPTPTSIGILSPFRAQVDALREAIRSRFTVDVIDRHDILVGTAHTFQGEERESMFLSWCVDGSGNGTARRFAERPDVFNVSVTRARSRQWSYASVDLDALGVDDLLGAYLRYVDRYAGAVSIPRVDAHDRFAEDVAAQLREEGYRVWVGLSIAGQTVDIVVETRGQYAGIDLIGYPGSFSDAIPLERYRMFGRAELTVVPLSYPDWTTDRAACIEELLTTLPSPHESASEKQEPAVRQSL, encoded by the coding sequence ATGGCCGACCACCCGGGTCCCGCCGTCTTTCGGTACGCACACGATTGCTTTCGTGCGGACCACCGCCGAACCACACTCTGGGATCTCTTTCACGCCCGTGTTCGCCGGAAATATATCTTCGAGGGGGAGGAGGATGTGATGAACGGTGAACTGCCTCACGCCGTCGTCGACCGGGGTTGGGGGGAGGAGACGCGCTCAGAGGCCCGGATGTACGACGCGGAAACAGTACTTGTGATGGGGTCGCTGTTCGTCACCGGGCAAACCGTGGTGAATGGACACGACATGACGCTCTGTTCGCCCCTGATCATCGTCCCGGCGAATCTGGTTGAGCGTGACGGCTTCCTGTTTGCTCGACCGGACCGGCGAAGGCGTCGAATCAATCACGTGCTGCTGCAACAGATCGGTCGCAAACGTCTGACGGATGAGGCTGTCGATGCTGTGATCGGTCGTTTGCAGGCGACGCTCTCGGGTCAGCCGATTACAGGCGAAATTGCCAGTCAGCTTGCCGAAGAACTGGAGGCGGGTGTCGGCGTGGACGTCTCACCACTTGCGGCGTATCCCGCACGCGCAAGCGAGAAGGTGCTCCGCCGCCACCGCAGGGAGACGAAGAGCGGGATCTTTCGTTGCGTCCCCGCGACGGCTGTAGCCCTTATCAACCGATCGGTATCGACGCGCGGGATCCTGCATGAGCTGAACGAGATTGCCGGATCTTCGAAGACGAGTGCACCGCTCCGTACGCTCTTTTCAGATGCAAATGACGCACAGGGCGACCCGGCGCCCGGTCACGCCGACGTCCCCGCCGTACTGAGCAAGGCTCAGCACAACGTACTGAAGCGAGCACGCACACAGCCCCTGTCGATGGCGATTGGGCCGCCGGGAACGGGCAAGTCATTCACGATCGCTGCCGTGGCGGTCGAGCACGCGATTCGAGGGTCCACCGTTCTGGTTGCCTGCAAGAAAGATCACGCCGTCGATGTCGTCGCCGACATCGTGGACCGTCAGTTCGGGCTCGGGCAGTGCATCGTCCGGGCGGGTCGGCAGGACTATCTTCGCGATCTAAAACGGTATCTCGAACAGGTGTTGTCCGGCGTTCACACGGCCGATGCCCCATCGGCGAAGCGTCTTCGCGCCGTAGAGCGTCGTGTGGAGGAGATTCGGATTCGGGTATCTCGTTTAGAAAAATCTCTCGAAGCGGATCTTGACCGGCATACCGACTGGGGGAGGATTCTCGCTGCGGGTGATCCTGGCCTGTGGAGCCGGCTCCGGCAGCGATGGATTGCCTGGAGAGTCGAACGGGGCACGGCACTCCCGGAACGAGCGGGACGCCTGTCGGAGTTGCGCTCGCAACAGCTTCGAGCGACGCGCGACCTCGTTCGGAGGAAGCATCAGTTCAATCTCGCGCAACTTCTCGACGATCACCGAGGCGACCTCAAGCAGTTCCTGAGTGCCATCCGAGCACGCAACAGCGGTACGCAGCTCCAGCGCATGCAGCAACTGCATCTGCCGGCTGTTCTACACGCGCTTCCGATCTGGCTCGTGAAAATGTCCGACGTATCCGACATTCTTCCGCTTGTTCGGGAGTGCTTTGACCTCGCCATCATTGACGAAGCATCGCAGTGCGACGTGCCGAGCGCGATTCCCGTTCTGCACCGTGCACGCAGAGCGCTGATCACCGGTGATCCGCGCCAGCTGCGCCACATCTCATTCCTCTCGACGGATCGGCAGCAAGAGATTCGACGAAAGCACAAGGCGGGAGAGAATCCCAATCGCCCTCTTTTCGACTATCGAAACCACAGCCTTCTCGACGTCGTCAGCGACGCGCTCGAATCACAGCGGGACGTTTCGTTTCTGGATGAGCATTTCCGGAGTGTCCCACCCATCATCGAGTTTAGCAACGAACGGTTCTACGGCGGAGCCCTTCGCATCATGACAGAGAAACCGGATGCGCATCGTCCCGAGGCTCTTCGCCTCGTCCAGACGGGCGGGACGCGAGACGCCCGTGGGGTCAACCAGGCCGAGGTTACTGCTATCGTCGATGACGTGGAGACCCTCGTGGAATCACAGGCGAGTCAACCCACGCCGACGAGTATCGGCATCCTGTCACCGTTTCGTGCGCAGGTGGATGCCCTGCGCGAGGCCATCCGGTCACGGTTTACGGTGGACGTGATCGATCGGCATGACATTCTCGTGGGAACGGCCCACACGTTCCAGGGAGAGGAGCGAGAGTCCATGTTTTTGTCCTGGTGCGTGGATGGCAGCGGCAATGGAACTGCGCGCCGGTTCGCGGAGCGGCCAGACGTGTTCAACGTTAGCGTCACGCGGGCACGAAGCCGGCAATGGTCATACGCATCCGTCGATCTCGATGCGCTGGGCGTAGATGACCTGCTCGGAGCATATTTGCGCTATGTGGATCGCTACGCTGGAGCGGTGTCAATACCCCGTGTGGATGCGCATGATCGGTTTGCCGAAGACGTCGCAGCGCAGTTGCGGGAGGAGGGCTATCGTGTGTGGGTCGGTTTGTCGATTGCCGGTCAGACCGTGGATATTGTGGTCGAGACCCGCGGTCAGTACGCCGGCATCGATCTGATTGGGTATCCCGGCTCGTTCAGTGACGCGATTCCGCTGGAGCGATACCGAATGTTCGGGCGCGCCGAGTTGACGGTCGTGCCGCTGTCGTACCCGGACTGGACGACCGATCGTGCGGCGTGTATCGAAGAACTCCTCACCACGTTGCCATCTCCTCACGAATCCGCGAGCGAAAAACAGGAACCTGCCGTTCGGCAGTCACTGTGA
- a CDS encoding alpha/beta hydrolase family protein, which produces MSTELREASFSTENVHGDVVHGDLRWLEDGRVKPVVIFCHGFKGFKDWGPFPEWGRELARSGFVAVHFNFSYNGVTPEHPTEFVDLDAFADNTYTRELDDVAAVTDYIVDGADGIAPIDVERIGLMGHSRGGGIAILHAERSEVIKSLVTWSAVDTFFGRFGRERIRDWKEQGYTEVRNSRTGQTMRLNKVLYDDTEAHRDLLDITSAAGRVDIPWMIVHATDDESVDVAAARRLADAQPEAIFLEASGGHTFGGAHPHENDVPATLREVWNATLSHFNQTLML; this is translated from the coding sequence ATGTCAACTGAGCTCCGAGAGGCCTCTTTTTCGACCGAAAACGTGCACGGCGACGTTGTGCACGGCGATCTTCGATGGCTGGAGGATGGACGCGTAAAACCGGTCGTCATCTTCTGTCACGGCTTTAAGGGCTTCAAGGATTGGGGCCCGTTTCCAGAGTGGGGACGCGAGCTCGCCCGCTCGGGATTTGTGGCTGTCCATTTCAACTTTAGCTACAACGGCGTCACGCCGGAGCATCCGACCGAGTTCGTCGACCTCGACGCGTTTGCGGACAACACCTACACGCGCGAACTCGATGACGTGGCAGCGGTGACCGATTACATCGTTGATGGAGCGGATGGTATCGCGCCCATCGACGTTGAGCGTATCGGGCTGATGGGGCATTCGCGCGGTGGGGGCATCGCGATCCTGCACGCGGAGCGAAGCGAGGTGATCAAGTCGCTCGTGACGTGGTCGGCCGTCGATACGTTCTTTGGTCGGTTCGGGCGCGAACGTATCCGCGACTGGAAGGAGCAGGGGTATACCGAGGTCAGGAATAGTCGCACGGGGCAGACCATGCGCCTGAACAAAGTTCTGTACGATGATACCGAGGCCCATCGAGACCTGCTCGACATCACGAGTGCCGCGGGTCGCGTGGACATTCCCTGGATGATTGTTCACGCTACAGATGATGAATCCGTCGACGTTGCAGCTGCCCGCCGCCTTGCCGACGCGCAGCCGGAGGCGATTTTTCTCGAAGCATCCGGCGGTCACACGTTTGGAGGGGCGCATCCCCATGAAAACGACGTTCCTGCGACGTTGCGGGAGGTGTGGAACGCGACGCTTTCGCATTTCAACCAGACGCTCATGCTTTGA
- a CDS encoding methylglyoxal synthase: MDTLRPLTPATKRIALVAHDHKKKDLLEWARFNRDGLAEHQLVATGTTGRILEEELDIPVHRLQSGPLGGDQQLGAMIANGDIDVLIFFWDPLEPMPHDPDVKALLRIAVVWNIPIACNRASADYLFSSPLVEATYDRRVPDFTEHSERSVAA; encoded by the coding sequence ATGGATACACTTCGTCCTTTGACTCCAGCTACCAAACGCATCGCTCTGGTGGCTCATGATCACAAGAAAAAGGACCTGCTCGAATGGGCACGATTTAATCGGGACGGCCTGGCCGAGCATCAGTTGGTCGCAACCGGCACTACCGGCCGCATTCTTGAAGAAGAGCTCGATATCCCCGTCCACCGACTTCAGAGTGGGCCGCTCGGAGGGGATCAGCAGCTTGGCGCCATGATCGCGAATGGCGACATCGACGTATTGATTTTCTTCTGGGATCCTCTCGAACCGATGCCACACGATCCGGACGTGAAGGCCCTCCTTCGCATTGCCGTCGTCTGGAATATTCCGATCGCCTGTAACCGGGCGTCGGCAGATTACCTGTTCTCTTCGCCGCTGGTGGAGGCGACGTACGACCGACGCGTACCGGATTTCACGGAGCACAGTGAACGGTCGGTCGCTGCCTAG
- the tenA gene encoding thiaminase II translates to MESPTLTENRPYTVPPFAKECLEAAGEAWHAAHDHAFVQALADGSLDSDRFRFYQMQDARYLEAFADATSIISTRCTDPDDKLWFIEAAQMAVVVEQELHAGYGEELGYDADDVAQLELTPNNRAYQNHMIASAHTGSLVEAVAAITPCPWLYVDLGQQLEAEMGEVPESHPYAEWLEMYRDPAFNEYMDHLLERLHRFAVAADPAARERAKELFVLSVRYEWMFWDQSWTKQEWPV, encoded by the coding sequence ATGGAGTCGCCCACACTGACCGAAAACCGTCCCTACACCGTTCCGCCGTTTGCGAAGGAATGCCTGGAGGCGGCCGGTGAGGCCTGGCATGCCGCCCACGACCACGCATTTGTCCAGGCCCTGGCCGACGGCTCGCTCGACAGCGACCGTTTCCGGTTTTACCAGATGCAGGATGCCCGGTATCTCGAGGCCTTTGCCGATGCCACGTCCATCATCTCGACGCGCTGCACAGATCCCGACGACAAGCTGTGGTTCATCGAGGCCGCGCAGATGGCCGTGGTTGTCGAACAGGAACTGCATGCCGGATACGGTGAGGAACTCGGCTACGACGCAGACGATGTCGCTCAGCTTGAGCTCACCCCGAACAATCGCGCCTACCAGAACCATATGATCGCCTCGGCCCACACCGGGTCGCTCGTAGAGGCCGTGGCTGCGATTACGCCCTGCCCGTGGCTATACGTTGACCTGGGTCAGCAGCTTGAGGCGGAGATGGGAGAGGTGCCAGAAAGCCACCCGTACGCTGAATGGCTGGAAATGTATCGCGATCCAGCGTTCAACGAGTACATGGATCATCTGCTTGAGCGCTTGCACCGCTTCGCCGTCGCGGCAGATCCGGCTGCCCGTGAACGAGCGAAAGAACTCTTTGTCCTGAGCGTTCGCTACGAGTGGATGTTCTGGGATCAGTCCTGGACGAAGCAGGAATGGCCCGTGTAG
- a CDS encoding GNAT family N-acetyltransferase encodes MASSDTTSYPVFEDLIPDVDSTADHYEIAFARSEEDLVEVQRLRFDVFNVELDEGLEESFESGRDIDAFDNTCHHLLVRDQTDGAIVGTYRMQTYEMAHSGLGFYSSTEFDLSEWPESVTHNAVELGRACIAKEHRSLPVLNLLWRGLGSYLRHSGCRYLFGCSSLTSQDPREGIAMLKYFQEKGMMHPELHVTPQPGYECKVEGEVATATASDVPRLMRVYISTGARMCGPPAIDREFGTIDFLTFYDIKNLEPSAARFFGYR; translated from the coding sequence ATGGCCTCCTCTGATACGACGTCTTATCCGGTATTCGAAGATCTGATTCCGGATGTCGATTCCACAGCCGATCACTATGAGATAGCCTTTGCGCGAAGCGAGGAGGATCTGGTCGAAGTCCAGCGTCTTCGCTTTGACGTGTTCAATGTTGAGCTGGACGAAGGACTGGAAGAGTCGTTCGAAAGCGGACGCGATATCGACGCGTTCGACAACACCTGTCATCACCTCCTGGTGCGAGATCAGACCGACGGTGCGATCGTTGGCACCTACCGCATGCAGACGTATGAGATGGCACACTCCGGTCTCGGCTTTTACTCGTCAACGGAGTTTGACCTTTCCGAGTGGCCGGAATCCGTTACGCACAACGCGGTCGAGCTCGGTCGCGCCTGTATAGCGAAAGAGCATCGGTCGCTGCCCGTTCTCAACCTGCTCTGGAGAGGGCTCGGATCTTATCTCCGGCATTCTGGCTGCCGCTACCTCTTCGGCTGCTCGTCTCTAACAAGCCAGGATCCGCGGGAAGGGATCGCCATGCTCAAGTATTTTCAGGAGAAGGGGATGATGCATCCCGAGCTCCACGTCACGCCGCAGCCTGGCTACGAATGCAAGGTCGAAGGCGAGGTTGCAACCGCAACGGCCAGCGATGTCCCACGTCTCATGCGCGTCTACATCAGTACGGGTGCTCGCATGTGTGGGCCGCCTGCGATCGACCGTGAATTTGGTACCATCGACTTTCTGACATTCTACGATATCAAAAACCTTGAGCCGAGTGCCGCCCGGTTCTTCGGATATCGCTAG
- a CDS encoding lysophospholipid acyltransferase family protein, producing the protein MTRPSSTTADSAASALTKPADQFVPPASVIGNIRAAIRLVGIVLWTVSSCITYVVPFDLLCDAERKGWLPWPGVHAVRARVVKFFFRVVQYIIGLRIHAEGDEPTPPFLLVSNHLGYLDVFVFMSHLACALVAKREVRSWPLVGYLVKIGGTIFIDRNSRRDVLRINDRLETAMQRGQGVIVFPEGTSTAGDQVLPFRASLLAPIAASDRPVYYASLTYRTPGEEAPAYQTTAWWGDMEFAPHFWRMLAVPRIDAHVHFGRIDGDTDDRKEIAERLTTVVRSHFEPIPGADQAVEIAQPTYLRRA; encoded by the coding sequence ATGACTCGCCCTTCCTCGACGACCGCGGATTCTGCTGCTTCAGCCTTGACGAAGCCCGCCGATCAGTTCGTTCCGCCGGCGTCCGTGATCGGAAACATCCGCGCAGCGATCCGCCTCGTGGGCATCGTGCTGTGGACGGTCTCCAGCTGTATCACATACGTGGTGCCATTCGATCTGCTGTGTGATGCAGAACGGAAAGGGTGGCTTCCGTGGCCGGGCGTCCATGCGGTGCGGGCCCGTGTGGTGAAGTTCTTTTTCCGCGTCGTGCAGTACATCATCGGACTGCGGATTCACGCAGAGGGGGACGAGCCGACGCCGCCATTCTTACTTGTCTCCAATCATCTGGGCTATCTGGATGTCTTCGTCTTCATGAGTCATCTCGCGTGCGCTCTCGTGGCAAAGCGAGAGGTGCGGAGTTGGCCTCTGGTAGGGTACCTCGTCAAAATCGGCGGGACGATCTTCATCGACAGAAACTCGCGCCGCGATGTGCTGCGCATCAACGACCGGCTCGAGACAGCCATGCAGCGTGGTCAGGGCGTGATCGTCTTCCCAGAAGGCACCTCGACCGCCGGCGACCAGGTGCTACCGTTTCGGGCTTCACTGCTTGCGCCCATCGCAGCATCCGACCGACCGGTGTATTACGCCAGCCTGACGTATCGCACACCGGGCGAAGAGGCGCCGGCCTATCAGACCACGGCATGGTGGGGCGATATGGAGTTCGCGCCGCACTTCTGGCGTATGCTGGCCGTCCCGCGCATCGATGCCCATGTTCACTTCGGGCGCATCGATGGGGACACGGACGATCGGAAGGAGATCGCCGAGCGGCTTACGACGGTCGTCCGTTCGCATTTCGAACCAATTCCCGGGGCAGACCAAGCGGTTGAGATCGCACAGCCTACATATCTCCGCCGCGCCTGA